In Pontibacillus yanchengensis, the following are encoded in one genomic region:
- a CDS encoding AI-2E family transporter produces MEENKFLKLIGGKTFFYILAFFLLVGITIYIYTKISFIFYPLEVILSTIVPPIILAFIAYYLFNPIVDLLERLRIKRIWGVIILILGFSGALTGIILLTAPSIEAQIKDLVQTFPDYLKQLGDTMTQWVQSSFLGPYYDDGYNWVMERLSELPQLIGTYISNGFQGVQNVASTITNTIVSIVTFPFILFFLLKDGKRFQRFTIKLFPPKFRDDTKQILTNIDIQVGSYIQGQIIVATVIGILLFIGYLIIGLDYAFTLAIIAAVTSVVPYLGPTIAIIPAAIIAIVSSPFMFLKLVIVWIAVQFLEGNFVSPNIMGRTMKIHPLTIILVLMIAGNLFGVVGVILGIPGYAIVKVIGSYLFYKFKKRYNQYYGEDRGYYEMEE; encoded by the coding sequence ATGGAGGAAAATAAATTTTTGAAATTAATTGGTGGTAAAACCTTTTTTTACATATTAGCTTTCTTTCTTCTTGTTGGAATAACCATTTATATATACACTAAAATTTCATTTATCTTTTATCCACTAGAGGTCATTTTATCTACTATAGTACCTCCAATAATCCTGGCATTCATAGCCTACTATTTATTTAATCCAATTGTAGACTTGCTCGAGAGATTACGGATTAAAAGAATTTGGGGAGTAATCATTCTTATTCTAGGTTTTAGTGGTGCTTTAACTGGAATTATCTTGTTAACTGCTCCATCTATCGAAGCGCAGATTAAAGATTTAGTTCAAACCTTTCCTGATTATCTAAAACAGCTAGGAGATACGATGACTCAATGGGTACAAAGTTCATTTTTAGGTCCATATTATGATGATGGTTATAACTGGGTAATGGAAAGGTTAAGTGAATTGCCACAATTAATTGGAACTTATATTTCTAATGGTTTTCAAGGGGTACAGAATGTCGCTAGTACGATTACAAATACGATTGTGTCCATTGTAACCTTTCCATTTATCTTATTTTTCTTATTAAAGGATGGTAAAAGGTTTCAACGTTTTACCATTAAATTATTTCCACCGAAATTTAGAGATGATACGAAACAGATCTTAACTAATATTGATATTCAAGTTGGGTCATATATCCAAGGGCAGATTATTGTCGCTACTGTTATTGGAATTCTATTATTCATTGGTTACCTTATCATAGGTCTTGATTATGCATTTACATTAGCAATTATCGCCGCAGTAACAAGTGTTGTACCTTATTTAGGACCAACAATTGCAATTATTCCAGCTGCTATCATTGCAATTGTTAGCTCCCCATTTATGTTTTTAAAGCTAGTAATTGTATGGATCGCAGTCCAATTTTTAGAAGGGAATTTCGTTTCTCCGAATATCATGGGTAGAACTATGAAAATTCATCCATTAACGATCATCCTTGTTTTAATGATTGCGGGTAATTTATTTGGTGTTGTCGGTGTGATTCTTGGTATTCCGGGCTATGCAATCGTAAAGGTAATTGGTTCTTATCTTTTCTATAAGTTTAAGAAACGATATAACCAGTATTACGGGGAAGACCGTGGATATTATGAAATGGAAGAGTAA
- a CDS encoding NUDIX hydrolase codes for MKRVFGEKINRTDYETRKGVYAVIFNSKKDKVMTVQNGRGHHFLPGGGIENDESHFKCLEREMLEETGYKAFIGSYIGNAMRFFQSTKGESLLSDGYFYLANLSNKVQEPIEDDHYIEWIDIDGAKKPLFHEHHYWAVKKGLVLFQ; via the coding sequence ATGAAAAGAGTATTTGGGGAAAAAATTAATAGAACTGACTATGAAACCAGAAAAGGTGTTTATGCAGTTATTTTCAATTCCAAAAAAGATAAGGTGATGACTGTTCAAAATGGAAGAGGTCATCATTTTTTACCTGGTGGCGGAATTGAAAATGATGAAAGTCACTTCAAATGCCTTGAGAGAGAGATGTTAGAAGAAACAGGTTACAAGGCATTCATTGGTTCCTACATTGGCAATGCAATGAGATTTTTCCAATCAACCAAAGGTGAATCACTACTAAGTGACGGTTATTTTTACTTGGCAAATTTATCTAATAAAGTGCAAGAACCAATTGAAGATGACCATTACATAGAATGGATAGATATAGATGGTGCGAAAAAACCTCTATTCCATGAACATCATTATTGGGCAGTAAAAAAAGGTTTAGTTTTATTCCAATAA
- a CDS encoding DUF1259 domain-containing protein: protein MASTCDRLARIIGGAPQVSDGVCVVSRLRNIDASILNRRTRSPLSLPFALSFENPQGGRTLNLGETVILQKEINPFISALRKRGIIVTALHNHWLFDEPRLMYIHWEKIDNPFNFAKDSFDAAKEAGLF from the coding sequence ATGGCATCAACTTGTGATAGATTAGCTAGAATTATTGGTGGGGCTCCTCAAGTTTCAGATGGAGTATGTGTAGTTTCGAGACTAAGAAACATCGACGCATCCATCTTAAATAGAAGAACAAGGTCCCCATTATCTTTACCATTTGCATTATCATTTGAAAATCCACAAGGTGGAAGAACACTAAACCTAGGTGAAACAGTAATTCTCCAAAAGGAAATTAATCCATTTATTTCGGCCCTCCGAAAGAGAGGCATAATAGTTACGGCCCTCCATAACCATTGGCTATTTGATGAACCAAGGTTAATGTATATACACTGGGAAAAAATTGATAATCCTTTTAATTTTGCAAAAGATAGTTTTGATGCTGCAAAAGAAGCAGGCTTATTTTAA
- a CDS encoding putative glycolipid-binding domain-containing protein: MKKKVFWEHIGGAGCEYLSINKNNSSLISEGLVLFTTNEDVHNFSYKVVMDSSWITKSVEISDRETNHTLNLQSDGKGNWYANKSQLPDMFGAIDVDISITPFSNSLPINRFKWREGEERNFQMLYIDIPSLELKKLEQRYKFIGNSTQGRKFQYNCRDYETIITVDKFGIVVDYPDLFIRRF, translated from the coding sequence TTGAAGAAGAAAGTTTTTTGGGAACACATCGGAGGAGCCGGATGTGAATATTTAAGTATTAATAAAAATAATTCAAGCTTAATTAGCGAAGGGTTAGTCTTATTCACAACTAACGAAGATGTACATAATTTTTCATATAAAGTTGTAATGGACTCTAGTTGGATAACGAAAAGTGTTGAAATAAGTGATAGAGAAACCAATCACACATTAAACTTGCAATCCGATGGCAAAGGTAACTGGTATGCAAATAAAAGTCAACTACCAGACATGTTTGGGGCGATTGATGTTGATATTTCTATTACTCCATTTTCAAATTCATTACCAATAAATCGATTTAAATGGCGTGAAGGAGAAGAAAGAAACTTTCAAATGCTCTATATAGATATTCCTTCACTTGAATTAAAAAAGCTGGAACAACGATACAAGTTTATTGGAAACTCTACTCAAGGAAGAAAGTTTCAATACAATTGTAGAGATTACGAAACTATAATTACAGTAGATAAGTTTGGTATAGTTGTGGACTACCCTGATTTATTTATTCGTAGGTTTTAA
- a CDS encoding phosphotransferase family protein translates to MASLINGKLFLAGVKRSFILKNIYEERLKEAYPELEIKHMEENEIGQNNDVIIINKDLIFRFPKYIEGIKKLEKETKVLDYIKDRASLSIPFAQYRAFEPNEVGKVFTGYNLIEGKPLWPSTMNSINNEEVIQKIASQLVQFLVNLHNHPIKDLEIEDQNVDDIRLSIENLYARIQSKLFPYMSLESQLEVSRNFENFLSNDKFLGFDTVLIHGDFGASNILWDPKRERVSGVIDFGETEIGDPAYDFAGLLASYGESFIKRCLSLYPEGSKVLERLNFYKSTFALQEALHGIENKDEVAFENGIRTYR, encoded by the coding sequence ATGGCTAGTTTAATCAATGGTAAATTATTCCTAGCTGGGGTGAAAAGGAGTTTTATTTTGAAAAATATATATGAAGAAAGATTGAAAGAAGCATACCCTGAATTAGAAATCAAACATATGGAAGAGAATGAAATTGGTCAGAATAATGATGTGATAATAATAAATAAAGACCTCATTTTCAGATTCCCTAAATACATTGAAGGTATTAAGAAATTGGAAAAAGAAACTAAAGTTTTAGATTATATAAAAGATAGAGCGAGTCTATCTATACCTTTTGCTCAATACAGAGCTTTTGAGCCTAATGAAGTTGGTAAAGTTTTTACAGGTTATAACCTTATTGAAGGTAAACCCTTATGGCCAAGTACTATGAATAGTATTAATAATGAAGAGGTGATACAAAAAATTGCTTCTCAATTGGTCCAATTCCTTGTTAATTTACATAATCACCCTATTAAAGACTTAGAGATTGAAGATCAAAATGTGGATGATATACGTTTGTCTATAGAAAATCTATATGCCAGAATACAAAGCAAATTATTCCCATATATGAGTTTGGAGTCACAGCTCGAAGTTTCTCGAAATTTTGAAAACTTTTTATCCAATGATAAATTTTTGGGTTTTGATACGGTTCTAATTCATGGAGATTTTGGAGCGTCGAATATACTATGGGATCCAAAACGCGAAAGGGTATCCGGAGTAATTGATTTTGGAGAAACTGAAATTGGTGATCCAGCATATGACTTTGCAGGTCTATTAGCAAGTTACGGTGAATCTTTTATCAAGAGATGTCTTAGTTTATATCCAGAGGGAAGTAAAGTTCTTGAAAGATTAAACTTTTATAAAAGCACATTCGCTTTACAAGAAGCCTTACATGGAATTGAGAATAAAGACGAAGTTGCTTTTGAAAATGGTATAAGAACATATAGATAA
- a CDS encoding GNAT family N-acetyltransferase gives MLRLQEVDTKEKDVLHNIMQFYIYEFSRYIPIIKLEPNGSFKPFNLDKYWVEDNCYAYFIKLNEELIGFALVESSLELNSNIIQEFFIMSKHSGNGYGKRIARELFSIHPGDWKITQIENNEPAYYFWRGLINEISNGEFKERFEDGEFIQEFNTEVIKD, from the coding sequence GTGCTTAGATTACAAGAAGTTGATACCAAAGAGAAAGATGTATTACATAATATAATGCAATTCTATATTTATGAATTTAGTAGATACATTCCTATAATAAAATTAGAACCAAATGGTTCTTTTAAGCCGTTTAATTTAGATAAATACTGGGTTGAAGATAACTGCTATGCCTATTTTATAAAATTAAATGAAGAATTAATTGGATTTGCACTTGTAGAGAGTTCATTAGAGTTAAATTCCAATATAATTCAAGAGTTTTTCATTATGTCTAAACATAGTGGAAATGGATATGGAAAAAGAATTGCAAGAGAATTATTTTCTATCCATCCAGGTGACTGGAAAATAACTCAAATAGAAAATAATGAACCTGCGTATTACTTTTGGAGAGGGTTAATTAATGAAATCAGTAATGGTGAGTTCAAAGAACGATTTGAAGATGGAGAGTTTATTCAAGAGTTTAACACTGAAGTGATAAAAGATTAA
- a CDS encoding DinB family protein: protein MIDYRIKPKENFTERIGELVCMLEHSREVTLSEISNLKKSDLDYLINDSSNSIGALLSHITSIEFIHQIISFERRDLTNGEFQKWGTALELGDKARKVIRNHSIDYYLDELSQVRQNTLRYMKSKKDSWLFEENKWGNGVSYNNYYLWFHVMEDEINHRGQIREIKRAIKKGE from the coding sequence ATGATTGATTATAGAATAAAACCAAAAGAAAACTTTACTGAAAGAATTGGGGAACTTGTATGTATGCTTGAACATTCGAGGGAAGTAACATTAAGCGAAATTTCTAATTTAAAAAAAAGCGATTTAGATTATTTAATAAATGATAGTTCAAATTCAATTGGAGCTCTATTATCACACATTACTTCAATTGAATTTATACATCAAATTATCTCGTTTGAAAGAAGAGATTTAACAAATGGTGAATTTCAAAAGTGGGGAACAGCTTTGGAATTGGGAGATAAGGCAAGGAAAGTAATTAGGAATCATTCTATTGATTACTATTTAGATGAATTATCACAAGTTAGACAAAATACTCTAAGATACATGAAATCGAAAAAAGATAGTTGGTTATTTGAAGAGAATAAATGGGGAAATGGTGTATCCTACAATAATTACTATTTATGGTTTCATGTAATGGAGGACGAGATCAATCATCGTGGACAGATTAGAGAAATCAAAAGAGCAATAAAAAAGGGAGAATAA
- a CDS encoding GNAT family N-acetyltransferase, producing MFPRLETERLVLREITKDDAKGIFDCFSNEHVTRYYGQDTLENLEQAEAFVDFFSNSYKENKGIRWGIERKGTKGIIGTIGFNAWSPKHKRAEIGYEIHPEQWRRGYTSEAVLEVIQYGFDVLGLTRIGAVVFIENEASNNLLTKIGFRIEGVLRDYMYQDGRAYDTYVYSLLKRDRKISLLN from the coding sequence ATGTTTCCTAGATTAGAGACAGAAAGATTAGTATTAAGAGAAATTACAAAAGATGATGCAAAAGGGATATTCGATTGTTTTTCTAATGAGCATGTAACCCGTTATTACGGTCAAGATACATTAGAAAATTTAGAACAAGCAGAAGCCTTTGTCGATTTTTTTTCAAATAGTTACAAAGAAAATAAGGGGATACGTTGGGGAATTGAAAGAAAAGGAACTAAAGGCATAATTGGAACCATTGGATTTAATGCTTGGTCCCCTAAACATAAACGAGCAGAAATAGGGTATGAAATCCATCCCGAACAATGGAGAAGAGGTTATACTTCTGAAGCAGTATTAGAAGTGATTCAATATGGTTTTGATGTATTAGGTCTTACTCGTATAGGAGCTGTTGTATTTATCGAAAATGAAGCCTCCAATAATTTACTTACTAAGATTGGATTTCGGATAGAAGGAGTTCTAAGGGATTATATGTATCAAGATGGTAGAGCATATGATACATATGTTTATTCACTACTTAAAAGGGATAGGAAGATTAGCTTGTTAAATTAA
- a CDS encoding DinB family protein — protein sequence MKEEQLFEQMKLWRKWTVEFLRTIPEEVVDQIPQGHNNSVRWNSGHILVGWDNTLFPAVNEERQIPQYYHLLFPNGSKPDDWTEEPPSMDELIKQLEEQPILIEQACKGHLNEPLNESFLGMKTLGDMLVFHMNHENLHMGIIKSMKQMLLIK from the coding sequence GTGAAAGAGGAACAATTATTTGAACAAATGAAATTGTGGCGTAAATGGACTGTGGAATTTCTTCGTACAATCCCTGAAGAGGTTGTTGATCAAATCCCGCAAGGTCATAATAACAGTGTACGATGGAATAGTGGTCATATCTTGGTAGGTTGGGATAATACATTATTTCCAGCTGTTAACGAGGAGAGACAAATTCCTCAATACTATCATTTGCTATTTCCTAATGGAAGTAAACCGGATGATTGGACAGAAGAACCACCGTCAATGGATGAGTTAATTAAGCAACTTGAAGAGCAACCCATTCTTATTGAACAAGCGTGTAAGGGACATCTTAATGAACCACTTAATGAATCTTTCTTAGGTATGAAAACATTAGGTGACATGCTTGTTTTCCATATGAATCATGAAAATCTACATATGGGGATAATTAAAAGTATGAAACAAATGCTTTTGATTAAATAA
- a CDS encoding helix-turn-helix domain-containing protein, whose protein sequence is MNYVSLAMKHQPFQTKEEMNKAIKFHIGEHGNQLSDTMVEMIHLLSRYACKYAGVAYLKNDTIAKLIGKSRRTVIRVLNKLVDLSIITRLENMRLQRGGNGANLYIINPTVTQNVTHRKEAENEEVSTHTTQEMQDEPLSFKNINKKESKESLQVEGSHLKNSYREFKQLVYCFIPEKEFFYRLYRSYKAQIKSLENIYAEETLHEVGIHALKAMFSTMKVKDVHNPVGYFSRIVKQKLDDLYLECLRELEEEPKGEYGYGI, encoded by the coding sequence ATGAATTATGTTAGTTTAGCGATGAAGCATCAACCGTTTCAAACAAAAGAAGAGATGAATAAAGCCATTAAGTTTCATATTGGAGAGCATGGGAATCAATTATCAGATACGATGGTCGAGATGATTCATCTCCTGTCCAGGTATGCGTGTAAGTATGCAGGCGTTGCTTATCTTAAAAATGATACGATTGCCAAATTAATTGGGAAGAGCAGAAGAACGGTGATTCGAGTATTGAATAAGCTAGTCGATCTTTCTATTATTACACGCCTTGAAAATATGCGTCTTCAACGTGGAGGAAATGGGGCAAATTTATATATTATTAACCCTACTGTCACACAGAATGTGACACACAGAAAGGAAGCTGAAAACGAAGAAGTATCAACGCATACAACTCAGGAAATGCAAGATGAACCATTATCTTTTAAAAACATAAATAAAAAAGAATCTAAAGAATCGTTACAGGTGGAAGGTTCCCATCTTAAGAACTCCTATCGAGAATTTAAACAGTTGGTGTATTGCTTTATTCCAGAAAAGGAGTTTTTCTACCGTTTGTACCGTTCCTATAAAGCGCAAATTAAGTCATTAGAAAATATCTATGCTGAAGAAACGCTGCATGAAGTAGGCATTCATGCTTTAAAAGCGATGTTCTCTACCATGAAAGTGAAAGACGTACATAATCCTGTTGGTTATTTCAGTCGAATTGTGAAACAAAAATTAGATGATCTATACTTGGAGTGTTTGAGGGAATTGGAGGAAGAGCCTAAGGGAGAGTATGGTTACGGAATTTAG
- a CDS encoding zinc ribbon domain-containing protein: MSLMNCPACDNQVSPQAKSCPKCGHPLKPTPSTPPPVEKKEGLGFWGVVGAVVVAIIILSFI; this comes from the coding sequence ATGAGCTTAATGAATTGTCCAGCATGTGATAATCAAGTATCTCCTCAAGCGAAGTCCTGTCCGAAGTGTGGTCACCCATTAAAACCAACACCAAGTACACCACCTCCAGTAGAAAAGAAGGAGGGACTAGGATTTTGGGGCGTCGTTGGAGCAGTGGTAGTAGCAATCATTATCCTATCATTTATTTAA
- a CDS encoding NUDIX hydrolase: protein MDLRTIQDKLAKHTPSIIGDESLKRYSLLIPLMEQHDELHILFEVRSYEMRRQPGEICFPGGKMDGQDSSTQVTAIRETSEELGISFKQIKNVQSYGYMVSPFGMKVDVYVGFLDCKEESFYPNKDEVAALFTVPLDYFLKTKPELHYVHMEVVPEESFPTSIIPYGENYQFPKRRYEEYFYHYHERVIWGLTARVLYDFIKKMT, encoded by the coding sequence ATGGATCTTAGGACAATTCAAGATAAGCTAGCCAAACACACACCTTCCATAATTGGAGATGAATCTCTTAAAAGGTATTCATTACTTATACCATTAATGGAGCAGCATGATGAACTACATATATTGTTTGAGGTTCGTTCTTATGAGATGCGCAGGCAACCTGGTGAGATATGCTTTCCAGGTGGGAAAATGGATGGTCAAGATAGTAGCACTCAAGTGACAGCTATTCGAGAAACCAGTGAAGAACTCGGTATAAGTTTTAAGCAAATTAAAAATGTCCAATCATATGGTTATATGGTATCACCATTTGGAATGAAAGTAGACGTGTATGTAGGGTTTTTGGATTGTAAGGAAGAATCATTCTATCCAAATAAAGACGAAGTTGCAGCGTTATTCACGGTTCCGTTAGACTATTTCCTAAAAACGAAACCTGAACTTCACTATGTTCATATGGAAGTAGTTCCAGAGGAAAGCTTTCCAACTAGTATAATTCCGTATGGTGAAAATTATCAATTTCCCAAGCGACGTTATGAGGAGTACTTTTATCACTATCATGAAAGAGTAATATGGGGATTAACTGCACGTGTGCTGTACGATTTTATAAAGAAGATGACATAG
- a CDS encoding CPBP family intramembrane glutamic endopeptidase translates to MQSWLYATLQDSLYAGTTTGFIMALLFLSGIYYIALKPSSLGWDDIGLQSFSIKKLPLIVFYFILLTISSVGVIIVMEWLGISSSSSKTDSLESSFSAWRFIVGFVSATIISPFYEEIFYRGFIYSWLRDRWNVGISLFSSSAIFTIVHIPHYNTLPVVFISGLVFGWMFEKTNSVVSSMIIHALFNGTALLVTLTL, encoded by the coding sequence ATGCAAAGTTGGTTATATGCTACATTACAGGATTCACTTTATGCAGGAACAACAACTGGATTCATTATGGCTCTCCTTTTTTTAAGTGGGATCTATTATATTGCACTTAAACCTAGTTCCTTAGGGTGGGATGACATAGGCCTTCAATCTTTTTCTATAAAAAAACTTCCACTAATCGTTTTTTACTTCATTTTGTTGACTATAAGTAGCGTGGGGGTAATTATTGTAATGGAGTGGTTGGGGATTAGTTCTTCTAGCAGCAAGACAGACAGCCTAGAATCAAGTTTTTCAGCATGGAGATTCATAGTTGGGTTTGTATCAGCAACCATAATTTCTCCATTTTATGAAGAGATATTTTACCGTGGATTTATATATAGCTGGCTCCGCGACCGATGGAATGTTGGAATAAGCTTGTTCAGTAGCTCCGCTATCTTCACGATCGTCCACATTCCTCATTACAACACATTACCGGTGGTGTTTATATCTGGTCTTGTTTTTGGGTGGATGTTTGAAAAAACCAATTCTGTTGTATCATCAATGATCATTCATGCCTTATTTAATGGTACAGCACTTCTTGTCACACTAACCTTATAA
- a CDS encoding MerR family transcriptional regulator, which translates to MSVFSTGEVSKRLEISVRTLRYYDQIGLVHPSVRAENGTRYYSEEAILTIEKITILKQLSLSLEDIHKLLDQVSMKEILRINKQFLETKKEEIDNSISKSNTLLHVLDLEGKISWEHLIPLIKQYPIPNDTYEDLFTEKEEEALQRTLPKMEEDDDQIKRWINIIKRIEKCLEKNIDVSSDEGQIIASDTILLSKETFGGDESLAEKFFDARKSNKQPNSLNLYPVKEEIMEFMDEAIKKYEEDN; encoded by the coding sequence ATGAGTGTATTTTCTACGGGTGAAGTATCTAAACGATTAGAAATCTCTGTTAGAACCTTACGATACTATGATCAAATAGGATTAGTTCACCCAAGTGTTAGAGCAGAGAATGGCACACGGTATTATTCAGAAGAAGCTATTTTGACGATTGAAAAGATTACGATATTAAAGCAACTATCGCTATCTCTTGAAGATATTCACAAACTTTTAGACCAAGTCTCAATGAAAGAAATTTTAAGAATTAACAAGCAATTTCTAGAAACAAAGAAAGAAGAGATAGACAACTCCATTAGCAAATCCAATACACTTCTTCATGTACTTGACCTAGAAGGGAAGATAAGTTGGGAGCACTTAATACCTCTAATTAAGCAATATCCAATACCAAATGATACATATGAAGATTTATTTACCGAGAAAGAGGAGGAAGCTCTACAAAGGACGCTCCCTAAAATGGAAGAAGACGACGACCAAATAAAAAGATGGATAAATATCATTAAAAGGATAGAGAAATGCCTAGAAAAAAACATAGATGTTTCTTCAGATGAAGGGCAAATTATTGCTTCTGACACCATCCTTTTATCAAAAGAAACATTTGGTGGAGATGAGAGTTTAGCAGAAAAGTTTTTTGATGCAAGAAAGTCTAATAAACAGCCTAATTCATTAAACCTGTACCCAGTAAAAGAAGAAATAATGGAATTTATGGATGAGGCGATTAAGAAATATGAAGAGGATAACTAG